Genomic DNA from Paenibacillus donghaensis:
TAGTTATTCCTCCAACCTCTGTGCCGGGTGTCGGGAAATTTGCCACTTTGCAGGATCCGCAGGGAGCTTTCTTCTCCATACAGCATGGGTTCTAGAGCAAGATTCGTCCGGGATAGCTCTGAGCAACTTGGGGCTGTCCCGAATATTCTAATGAATAGTGAGGTAGTGACAAGATGAGCTATTTGCAGATTACTAAAGAAAATATAAGACAAGAACATATCTGCTGCGCCTTGGGGGCTAAGCAATATGAACAAGCCGTTTCGGACAAAAAGCAGTGGCTGAGCGAACGGATGGAGGAAGGACTGGTTTTTTACCGGCTGAATGACCGGGCGAAGGTTTTTATTGAATATTTGCCAGCTGAGAACGCCTGGATACCGCTTCATGCTCCTAACTATATGTACATTAACTGCCTATGGGTGTCCGGCCGACACAAGGATAACGGTCATTCCAAGCAATTGCTGGCTAAATGCAAGGCAGATGCCCAAGCCCTGGGCATGGACGGTATCGTGCATATTGTGAGCAAGAAGAAAATGCCATATTTGAGCGACAAACGTTTTTTTGAGCATATGGGATTTCAAATCGCCGATGAAGCGGCCCCGTATTTCGAGTTG
This window encodes:
- a CDS encoding GNAT family N-acetyltransferase → MSYLQITKENIRQEHICCALGAKQYEQAVSDKKQWLSERMEEGLVFYRLNDRAKVFIEYLPAENAWIPLHAPNYMYINCLWVSGRHKDNGHSKQLLAKCKADAQALGMDGIVHIVSKKKMPYLSDKRFFEHMGFQIADEAAPYFELAVLKWNDEAEEPSFATAVKSSPATEDGICIYYTPQCPFAVGILEDLRTVAKKRGIPFTAQLLTTKEAAQAAPSVWTTFSLFVDGKFITHEIMSPNKFAKLLDSVK